In Rhineura floridana isolate rRhiFlo1 chromosome 1, rRhiFlo1.hap2, whole genome shotgun sequence, the following proteins share a genomic window:
- the PCGF3 gene encoding polycomb group RING finger protein 3 isoform X1, which produces MFFHTKIYLHTENKISRKTPKMLTRKIKLWDINAHITCRLCNGYLIDATTVTECLHTFCRSCLVKYLEENNTCPTCRIVIHQSHPLQYIGHDRTMQDIVYKLVPGLQEAEMRKQREFYHKLGMEVPGDIKGETCSAKQHLDSHRNGETKADENTNKETSEEKQEEDNDYHRSDEQVSICLECNSSKLRGLKRKWIRCSAQATVLHLKKFIAKKLNLSSFNELDILCNEEILGKDHTLKFVVVTRWRFKKAPLLLHYRPKMDLL; this is translated from the exons ATGTTCTTCCACACAAAAATATATCTTCACACAGAAAACAAGATATCCAGAAAG ACACCAAAGATGCTGACGAGGAAGATTAAGCTTTGGGACATCAATGCCCATATAACCTGCCGTCTTTGCAATGGTTATCTTATTGATGCTACCACTGTAACGGAATGCTTGCATACCT TCTGCAGGAGTTGCTTGGTAAAGTATTTGGAAGAAAATAACACCTGTCCCACATGCAGGATAGTTATACACCAGAGCCATCCATTACAATATATTGG TCATGACAGAACAATGCAAGATATTGTTTACAAACTTGTTCCAGGTCTTCAGGAAG CGGAAATGAGAAAGCAGAGGGAATTCTACCACAAATTGGGCATGGAAGTACCGGGTGACATCAAAGGGGAGACGTGCTCAGCCAAGCAACATTTAGATTCCCACCGTAATG GGGAAACAAAAGCAGATGAGAATACAAACAAAGAAACGTCAGAAGAGAAACAGGAAGAAGATAATGATTATCATAGAAGTGATGAACAG GTAAGCATCTGTTTGGAATGCAACAGCAGCAAATTACGTGGATTGAAGAGAAAATGGATTCGCTGCTCAGCACAAGCTACAGTCTTACACCTAAAGAAGTTCATTGCCAAAAAGCTTAATCTTTCTTCTTTTAATGAG CTGGATATATTATGCAATGAAGAAATTCTGGGCAAGGACCACACCCTCAAATTTGTAGTTGTTACGAGATGGAGATTTAAG aaagcaCCTCTACTGCTACATTACAGACCCAAAATGGACTTGCTGTAA
- the PCGF3 gene encoding polycomb group RING finger protein 3 isoform X2 — MLTRKIKLWDINAHITCRLCNGYLIDATTVTECLHTFCRSCLVKYLEENNTCPTCRIVIHQSHPLQYIGHDRTMQDIVYKLVPGLQEAEMRKQREFYHKLGMEVPGDIKGETCSAKQHLDSHRNGETKADENTNKETSEEKQEEDNDYHRSDEQVSICLECNSSKLRGLKRKWIRCSAQATVLHLKKFIAKKLNLSSFNELDILCNEEILGKDHTLKFVVVTRWRFKKAPLLLHYRPKMDLL; from the exons ATGCTGACGAGGAAGATTAAGCTTTGGGACATCAATGCCCATATAACCTGCCGTCTTTGCAATGGTTATCTTATTGATGCTACCACTGTAACGGAATGCTTGCATACCT TCTGCAGGAGTTGCTTGGTAAAGTATTTGGAAGAAAATAACACCTGTCCCACATGCAGGATAGTTATACACCAGAGCCATCCATTACAATATATTGG TCATGACAGAACAATGCAAGATATTGTTTACAAACTTGTTCCAGGTCTTCAGGAAG CGGAAATGAGAAAGCAGAGGGAATTCTACCACAAATTGGGCATGGAAGTACCGGGTGACATCAAAGGGGAGACGTGCTCAGCCAAGCAACATTTAGATTCCCACCGTAATG GGGAAACAAAAGCAGATGAGAATACAAACAAAGAAACGTCAGAAGAGAAACAGGAAGAAGATAATGATTATCATAGAAGTGATGAACAG GTAAGCATCTGTTTGGAATGCAACAGCAGCAAATTACGTGGATTGAAGAGAAAATGGATTCGCTGCTCAGCACAAGCTACAGTCTTACACCTAAAGAAGTTCATTGCCAAAAAGCTTAATCTTTCTTCTTTTAATGAG CTGGATATATTATGCAATGAAGAAATTCTGGGCAAGGACCACACCCTCAAATTTGTAGTTGTTACGAGATGGAGATTTAAG aaagcaCCTCTACTGCTACATTACAGACCCAAAATGGACTTGCTGTAA